A region from the uncultured Holophaga sp. genome encodes:
- a CDS encoding toxin VasX — protein MSKSNTKRGSIKVLNWSRTVPVFPVRYALGDDNSRTPPIGGSFEISQAPTAPGTHYTLRRPRRGYIYVFNERSQFWNIFKVNDWGQLSPVDRDDGDRRNIGYTDNGLLLVPHDSRLWICFTNHRLSHQSLSDASRIPSNRRAFMRLLEPSPWAIPNTPPPMVPHTAALREVADHVADLAPRINPKAFWFSLSSFAKQTKLQLVQSTGALGDERGIVLALDDPTGIAMDFRAMMAARLNKFLIEPERARKNACYQAILDIRASVEAFGEKSYIQRQKPDDSWYGLLVKARATLRDDPRMLDDFNKNVHMAMEKVVFPQPWDQLKCSGLGFKVGNQGRRAA, from the coding sequence ATGTCTAAGAGCAACACCAAACGAGGCAGCATCAAGGTCCTGAATTGGTCCAGGACTGTTCCTGTCTTTCCTGTGCGGTACGCCCTAGGTGATGACAACTCGCGGACCCCTCCCATAGGTGGATCCTTCGAGATCAGCCAAGCCCCCACTGCCCCTGGTACCCACTACACCTTGCGCCGACCGCGCCGCGGCTACATCTATGTGTTCAACGAGAGGAGCCAGTTCTGGAATATCTTCAAGGTGAACGATTGGGGACAGCTATCACCCGTTGATCGGGACGATGGGGATCGTCGAAACATCGGCTATACAGACAATGGACTGCTGCTGGTGCCCCATGATTCCCGCCTCTGGATTTGCTTTACGAACCATCGCCTCAGTCACCAGAGTCTTTCCGACGCGAGCCGAATACCGTCCAACCGGAGAGCCTTTATGCGCCTTCTGGAGCCAAGTCCCTGGGCTATACCCAATACTCCTCCACCCATGGTGCCCCACACAGCCGCCCTGAGAGAGGTTGCCGATCATGTGGCGGATCTGGCCCCGCGAATAAATCCAAAGGCCTTTTGGTTCAGTCTTTCCTCCTTTGCGAAGCAGACAAAACTGCAATTGGTGCAAAGCACCGGCGCGCTTGGGGATGAGCGCGGAATCGTTCTTGCTCTGGATGACCCCACGGGTATTGCCATGGACTTCCGGGCCATGATGGCCGCCCGGCTTAACAAGTTCCTGATCGAGCCGGAGCGAGCCCGCAAGAATGCCTGTTACCAGGCGATTCTAGATATCAGGGCCAGTGTCGAAGCATTCGGTGAAAAATCTTACATTCAGCGGCAAAAACCAGATGATTCGTGGTACGGCCTCTTGGTCAAGGCACGGGCAACCCTACGAGATGATCCGAGAATGCTGGATGACTTTAATAAGAACGTTCATATGGCCATGGAGAAAGTGGTCTTCCCCCAACCTTGGGACCAACTGAAATGTTCGGGTCTGGGTTTTAAGGTTGGGAATCAAGGACGGCGTGCTGCGTGA
- a CDS encoding IS3 family transposase: protein MVSARQKREGARVLKARRIPERRIAALIGLSRSGMRYRVRPKPQDCLAERIQALSAEHPRYGQVRIWALLRRAGIVINHKAVGRLWQKLGLQLTRRPKHRRVRSGDGVPRAAEFPNHVWTYDFVFAWTLGGSALKFLTLEDEYTRECLAIEVGRSFRALHVKEVLIRVMAQRGIPKFIRSDNGPEFVSLEIGLWLKEQGVDTHLIDPGKPWQNGLAESFNARFRDECLNGESFHGVPEARVIAQAFMRHFNEGHPHSSLGFHTPNEFADLCTMGALPPNPRDLSPWATPGNRRRAGMRQPPPSGGPGSALGSLPSVALSSVQAEETLP, encoded by the coding sequence ATGGTAAGCGCCCGGCAGAAGCGGGAAGGGGCTCGGGTGCTGAAAGCCAGGCGGATCCCGGAGCGGCGCATCGCCGCTCTGATTGGCCTATCCCGGTCGGGAATGCGCTATCGCGTACGCCCGAAGCCGCAGGACTGCTTGGCAGAGCGCATCCAGGCCCTGAGTGCGGAGCATCCCCGCTACGGGCAGGTCCGCATCTGGGCCCTGCTTCGTCGGGCGGGCATCGTCATCAATCACAAGGCGGTGGGCCGACTCTGGCAGAAGCTGGGACTCCAGCTCACCCGGCGCCCAAAGCATAGGAGGGTCCGTTCTGGCGATGGTGTCCCCAGGGCTGCCGAGTTCCCGAACCACGTGTGGACCTATGACTTCGTGTTTGCCTGGACCCTGGGAGGGTCGGCCCTGAAGTTCCTGACCCTGGAGGACGAGTACACCCGGGAGTGTTTGGCAATCGAGGTGGGTCGGTCCTTCCGGGCGCTCCATGTCAAAGAGGTGCTGATCCGCGTCATGGCCCAACGGGGGATTCCCAAGTTCATCAGGAGCGACAATGGCCCTGAGTTCGTCTCGCTGGAGATCGGGCTCTGGCTGAAAGAGCAAGGAGTCGACACCCACCTGATCGATCCGGGTAAGCCTTGGCAGAATGGCCTGGCTGAAAGCTTCAATGCCCGATTCAGAGACGAGTGCCTGAATGGGGAGTCCTTCCATGGCGTGCCAGAAGCCAGGGTGATCGCCCAGGCCTTCATGAGGCACTTCAACGAAGGGCACCCCCATTCAAGCTTGGGGTTCCATACACCCAACGAGTTCGCAGACCTATGCACCATGGGGGCTCTGCCCCCAAACCCCCGGGATTTATCGCCTTGGGCCACCCCCGGTAACCGAAGAAGGGCTGGCATGCGCCAGCCACCACCGTCAGGTGGCCCCGGATCGGCGCTCGGGTCGCTTCCCAGCGTTGCCTTATCCTCCGTCCAGGCGGAGGAGACGCTACCATGA
- a CDS encoding transposase — translation MRPQKLTDEQIVAVLREAERGEKSIADLAREHGVAEQTIYRWRRKFAGSTVSDVRRLKQLEKDNARLLRLLGQREVEIDAMKELLRKKW, via the coding sequence ATGAGACCCCAGAAGCTGACAGACGAGCAGATCGTGGCTGTGTTGCGGGAAGCCGAGCGAGGAGAGAAGTCCATCGCAGATCTGGCCCGGGAGCATGGCGTAGCCGAGCAGACCATCTACCGGTGGCGGCGAAAGTTCGCCGGAAGCACGGTATCGGATGTCCGCCGACTCAAGCAGTTGGAGAAGGACAACGCCCGCCTGCTGCGCCTCCTGGGGCAGCGCGAAGTCGAGATTGATGCCATGAAGGAGCTCCTCCGAAAAAAATGGTAA
- a CDS encoding DUF6708 domain-containing protein, translated as MFFQFRRKLSFPLNRPLTEQEIEDHLEQKVPRKVVPDYMGSLIKTNSTYMETVDIFFHEKGRMSALTGPIGLYAIYGILRFTVKDALLWNAGILWQGRDIFDILSPLMAIILFISFCFILGSGEFVSKTHYPVRLNRRTRMVHAFRGNGTILSVPWDEVYFTLRRIKGGGLQDTFIFGHVLAPDGRTVKDSFILGSRFGSGTLDTLSSWECFRRYMEEGLPRALEGAEHVICFPMDRGRESLSGAWASLKFGITGPYPDRVIHVYVLLPIVLFILIFRMIIMQINRLPVWPQEIEATCAIRPDDPHVYDVTTNPPGMRFGY; from the coding sequence ATGTTCTTCCAATTCCGCCGCAAGCTAAGCTTCCCCCTCAACCGCCCCCTCACGGAGCAGGAGATCGAGGACCACCTCGAGCAGAAGGTCCCACGGAAAGTCGTACCGGACTACATGGGCTCCCTCATCAAGACCAACAGTACTTACATGGAAACAGTGGATATTTTCTTCCACGAAAAGGGACGAATGAGCGCATTGACTGGTCCAATTGGACTTTATGCTATTTATGGAATTCTGCGATTCACGGTAAAGGATGCCCTCCTTTGGAATGCAGGCATTCTTTGGCAAGGAAGGGATATATTTGACATCCTGTCACCACTTATGGCAATTATTTTATTCATCTCATTCTGTTTTATTCTCGGCTCCGGCGAATTCGTCTCCAAAACCCACTATCCCGTCCGCTTGAACCGCAGGACCCGCATGGTCCACGCCTTTCGCGGCAATGGCACCATCCTCTCGGTCCCCTGGGACGAGGTCTATTTCACCCTCCGACGCATCAAGGGTGGCGGACTGCAGGACACCTTCATCTTCGGCCATGTCCTGGCTCCCGATGGCAGGACCGTCAAAGACTCCTTCATCCTGGGGAGTCGCTTCGGGAGCGGGACGCTGGATACCCTCTCCTCCTGGGAGTGCTTCCGTCGCTACATGGAGGAGGGCCTACCCCGGGCCCTGGAGGGAGCGGAGCATGTCATCTGCTTTCCCATGGATCGGGGACGGGAGTCCCTCTCTGGGGCCTGGGCCTCCCTCAAGTTCGGCATCACGGGACCCTACCCCGATCGGGTGATCCACGTGTATGTCCTACTCCCGATTGTCCTTTTCATCCTGATCTTCCGGATGATCATCATGCAGATCAACCGTCTGCCCGTCTGGCCCCAGGAGATTGAAGCAACCTGCGCCATCCGCCCTGATGATCCCCACGTCTACGACGTCACCACCAATCCCCCGGGCATGCGCTTCGGTTACTGA
- a CDS encoding PDZ domain-containing protein: MHQRTWLSLISLPLVAGFSYPVVFHKEAPAVRVGSAQASKDPLAGLADIQDVLSLVKDNYVDVPDMEKVIQGGIQAVLERAHPLNAYLSPDDLRLPDPGPGELGLRVVKRQIYAQIMAIVPGSPADRAGIQLGDVIRKLDGDSIGPMSAWTLERRLRGAVGSQVSLVIHQASSGELKTLQLSRALPVHPPIGVRKEVGANVITLSDLSLGRAEELKSLLPTLDPKLPFVLDLRRCAGGELQEAALVAGLFLADGPFATVQTVGQSDRMLRIAGVPTPPFPKMALLQGGGTVGAGEALAAAFRKQGIPTFGDRSAALGVERSRFTLRTGAAEVVNIRWVGAGGEKLGFGGEKLDPPAGAVPQYPLKNLKPDEDPLPQVLEILNPSAKPVAKPAKQARLELPTFWFRARVVGAGECV, from the coding sequence ATGCACCAACGGACTTGGCTCTCCCTCATCTCGCTGCCCCTGGTCGCAGGGTTCAGCTATCCGGTGGTTTTTCACAAGGAAGCCCCGGCCGTCCGGGTGGGATCGGCTCAGGCCTCCAAGGATCCCTTGGCAGGCTTGGCTGACATCCAGGATGTCCTCTCCCTGGTCAAGGACAACTATGTGGATGTCCCTGACATGGAGAAGGTGATCCAGGGCGGGATCCAGGCCGTGCTGGAGCGGGCCCACCCTCTGAATGCCTACCTCTCCCCAGATGATCTGCGCCTGCCTGATCCGGGACCTGGAGAACTGGGTCTGCGGGTGGTCAAGCGCCAGATCTACGCCCAGATCATGGCCATCGTCCCCGGGAGCCCGGCGGACCGGGCCGGCATCCAACTGGGGGATGTGATCCGCAAGCTTGATGGCGACTCCATCGGGCCCATGAGCGCCTGGACCCTGGAGCGGCGCCTTCGGGGTGCTGTCGGCTCCCAGGTGAGTCTGGTGATCCACCAGGCCTCTTCGGGTGAACTCAAGACCCTGCAGCTGAGCCGCGCCCTCCCGGTGCATCCGCCCATTGGGGTGCGGAAGGAGGTTGGGGCGAACGTGATCACCCTTTCCGATCTCTCCCTGGGGCGGGCTGAGGAGCTCAAGTCCCTCCTGCCCACCCTGGACCCCAAGCTTCCCTTTGTGCTGGATCTGCGCCGCTGCGCCGGGGGGGAACTCCAGGAAGCGGCCCTGGTGGCCGGGCTCTTCCTGGCGGACGGCCCCTTCGCCACTGTCCAGACCGTGGGCCAGTCCGACCGGATGCTGAGGATCGCTGGGGTGCCCACTCCCCCCTTCCCCAAGATGGCCCTGCTCCAGGGTGGCGGCACCGTGGGGGCGGGAGAGGCTCTGGCCGCGGCCTTCCGCAAACAGGGGATCCCGACCTTCGGCGACCGCAGCGCTGCCTTGGGGGTCGAACGCTCCCGCTTCACCCTCCGCACCGGTGCCGCCGAGGTGGTGAACATCCGCTGGGTCGGGGCCGGCGGCGAGAAGCTGGGCTTCGGGGGGGAGAAACTGGACCCGCCCGCTGGGGCCGTTCCCCAATACCCCCTGAAGAACCTCAAGCCTGATGAAGACCCGCTGCCCCAGGTCCTGGAGATCCTCAACCCTTCTGCCAAGCCTGTGGCCAAGCCCGCCAAGCAGGCCCGGCTCGAGTTGCCGACCTTCTGGTTCCGGGCCCGGGTGGTCGGTGCCGGGGAGTGCGTGTAG
- a CDS encoding DUF6708 domain-containing protein, with amino-acid sequence MKNLFFLLGSGEFVSKTHYPVRLNRRTRLVHAFRGNGSILSVPWDEVYFTLRRIKGGGLQDTFIFGHVLAPDGRTVKDSFILGSRFGDGTLDTLSSWEFFRRYMEEGLPQALEGAEHVICFPMDRGRESLSGAWASLKFGITGPYSDQSIHVYVLLPPVLFILIFRMIIMQINRLPVWPQEIEATCAIRPDDPHVYDVTTNPPGMRFGY; translated from the coding sequence GTGAAGAACCTCTTTTTTCTCCTCGGTTCAGGCGAGTTCGTCTCCAAAACCCACTATCCCGTCCGCTTGAACCGCAGGACCCGCCTGGTCCACGCCTTTCGCGGCAATGGCAGCATCCTCTCGGTCCCCTGGGACGAGGTCTATTTCACCCTCCGACGCATCAAGGGTGGCGGACTGCAGGACACCTTCATCTTTGGGCATGTCCTGGCTCCCGATGGCAGGACCGTCAAAGACTCCTTCATCCTGGGGAGTCGCTTTGGAGACGGGACGCTGGATACCCTCTCCTCCTGGGAGTTCTTCCGTCGCTACATGGAGGAGGGCCTACCCCAAGCCCTGGAGGGCGCGGAGCATGTCATCTGCTTCCCCATGGATCGGGGACGGGAGTCCCTCTCTGGGGCCTGGGCCTCCCTAAAATTCGGGATCACAGGGCCCTATTCCGACCAATCCATCCATGTTTACGTGCTGCTCCCGCCGGTCCTTTTCATCCTGATCTTCCGGATGATCATCATGCAGATCAACCGTCTGCCCGTCTGGCCCCAGGAGATTGAAGCGACCTGCGCCATCCGCCCTGATGATCCCCACGTCTACGACGTCACCACCAATCCCCCGGGCATGCGTTTCGGGTATTGA
- a CDS encoding ISL3 family transposase — translation MPMNELMAQMGGWEGYKAGLIGVYEAGRKGPRAEVWIELLGNERPRRCSGCGHHVDRIHDATQRWVRDLPIFEYEVHLLVWRFRLDCPRCGPKVESLNWLEPRARVTNRLAESVARMCKVLPIKQVAEHFHLHWDTVKAIDKAHLDRELGPPELRGAETLLMDEFALRKGHRYATVVLDAARKRVLWVGQGRGRADIRPFFELLGKRGCAQIKAVGMDMSAAFELEVRKHCPKAEIVYDLFHVVQRYGHEVIDRVRVDEANRLRGDKSARKVVKSAKWLLLRNPRNLEGEARVRLKELLDANQALMTAYVLKDDLKELWRYRREGWARRAWNDWLERAKSSNLAPLVRFAQNLAARLDGILSHCRWPLHTSLLEGINNRIKVIKRMAYGFRDDAYFFLKIRAAFPGVP, via the coding sequence CTGCCTATGAACGAGCTTATGGCCCAGATGGGCGGGTGGGAAGGATACAAGGCCGGATTGATCGGCGTGTACGAGGCCGGACGAAAGGGGCCTCGTGCCGAGGTATGGATTGAACTCCTTGGTAATGAACGACCTCGACGATGCAGCGGCTGTGGCCATCATGTGGATCGAATCCACGATGCGACCCAGCGCTGGGTAAGGGACCTCCCGATCTTTGAATACGAAGTCCACCTGCTGGTCTGGCGGTTTCGACTGGACTGTCCGAGGTGTGGACCCAAGGTGGAGTCCCTGAACTGGCTGGAGCCCCGAGCCCGGGTCACCAATCGGCTGGCCGAATCGGTGGCCAGGATGTGCAAAGTCCTGCCCATCAAGCAGGTTGCCGAGCATTTTCACCTGCACTGGGACACCGTCAAGGCCATCGACAAAGCCCACCTGGACCGGGAACTGGGGCCCCCAGAACTGCGGGGAGCCGAAACACTGCTCATGGATGAGTTCGCCCTTCGCAAAGGACACCGATATGCCACGGTGGTGCTGGATGCCGCCAGAAAGCGGGTCCTCTGGGTAGGGCAAGGGCGAGGCCGTGCAGACATCCGCCCTTTCTTTGAACTGCTTGGGAAGAGGGGCTGCGCCCAAATCAAGGCGGTAGGTATGGATATGTCCGCAGCCTTCGAGCTGGAGGTCCGGAAGCACTGCCCCAAAGCGGAGATCGTCTATGACCTCTTCCATGTGGTGCAACGCTATGGCCACGAGGTGATTGATCGGGTCCGGGTTGACGAGGCCAACCGGTTGAGGGGAGACAAGTCGGCCCGCAAGGTGGTGAAGAGCGCCAAGTGGCTGCTGCTAAGGAACCCCAGGAATCTGGAGGGTGAGGCCAGGGTGCGCCTCAAGGAGTTGCTGGACGCCAATCAGGCTCTGATGACGGCCTATGTGCTCAAGGACGACCTCAAGGAACTCTGGCGCTACCGACGCGAGGGCTGGGCTCGCCGGGCCTGGAATGATTGGTTGGAACGCGCCAAGTCAAGCAACCTGGCGCCATTGGTCCGGTTCGCCCAGAATCTCGCGGCACGGCTCGATGGCATCCTCTCCCACTGCCGATGGCCGCTCCATACCAGCCTTCTAGAGGGGATCAACAACCGCATCAAGGTCATCAAGCGCATGGCCTATGGCTTCCGCGACGACGCCTACTTCTTTCTCAAGATCAGAGCTGCCTTCCCCGGTGTTCCGTGA
- a CDS encoding divergent polysaccharide deacetylase family protein, translated as MVRKKKGSTSTGKLMALAVTMLLVGLGLGLALSSHGCDRKPRPGSKELEPGPLKPDHKRKHPAEVEPPERKLPGEAETRPEPEPKRGPETGPKTPPIREPESTPPPRALPRFALIIDDLGYAKPELVTRLCSEPIPFAVAVLPFQEFTHQSAEIAHAKGKEVMLHLPMEPLGYPGPSRNPGPGAVFHTQSEAEVKDTVRKALAAIPFRKGVNNHMGSRITPDRERMGWVMAEVKQAGCFFVDSRTEKNTVALDVAQKLGVPAVQRKVFLDDDKSFSEMKKQWDRALALARKDGHVVIIGHIYPETVAALEKLVPASREQVKFVNVSELTQ; from the coding sequence ATGGTCCGCAAGAAGAAGGGAAGCACTTCCACCGGCAAGCTGATGGCGCTGGCCGTCACCATGCTTCTGGTGGGTCTGGGCCTGGGTCTGGCCCTCAGCAGTCACGGCTGTGACCGCAAGCCCCGACCCGGTTCCAAGGAGCTGGAACCCGGCCCGCTGAAGCCTGATCACAAGCGGAAGCACCCGGCGGAGGTGGAGCCCCCGGAGCGGAAGCTCCCAGGGGAGGCTGAGACCCGTCCAGAGCCTGAACCGAAGCGTGGACCCGAGACCGGACCCAAGACGCCGCCCATCCGGGAGCCGGAGTCGACGCCACCTCCCAGGGCACTCCCTCGCTTCGCCCTCATCATCGATGACCTGGGCTACGCCAAGCCAGAGCTGGTGACCCGGCTCTGCTCCGAGCCCATTCCCTTCGCTGTGGCGGTCCTCCCCTTCCAGGAGTTCACCCACCAGAGTGCCGAGATCGCTCATGCCAAAGGCAAGGAAGTCATGCTGCACCTGCCCATGGAACCCCTGGGCTATCCCGGGCCCAGTCGGAATCCCGGTCCAGGCGCCGTCTTCCACACCCAGTCCGAAGCCGAGGTGAAGGACACCGTCCGCAAGGCCCTGGCGGCCATTCCATTCCGGAAGGGTGTCAACAACCACATGGGCAGTCGCATCACCCCCGACCGGGAGCGCATGGGCTGGGTCATGGCCGAGGTGAAGCAGGCCGGCTGCTTCTTCGTGGACAGCCGCACCGAAAAGAACACCGTGGCCCTGGATGTGGCCCAGAAACTGGGGGTCCCCGCCGTCCAACGCAAGGTCTTCCTGGACGACGACAAGTCCTTCAGTGAGATGAAGAAACAGTGGGATCGCGCCCTCGCCCTGGCCCGCAAGGACGGTCATGTCGTCATCATCGGCCACATCTATCCCGAGACCGTGGCCGCCCTGGAGAAGCTGGTGCCCGCCAGCCGGGAGCAGGTGAAGTTCGTGAATGTGTCGGAGCTGACGCAGTAG
- a CDS encoding DUF6708 domain-containing protein yields MVAGQYLDRYITEKAATRFLQWIRLTCWAVHTKGITPNGVTVKETFVIRNISGTEEGLLEIWEHIRRFMEEGPEEVYAHTKYSLPLWDRREPFWYGFMANMHGCLPMQIVLSPLFLIFNVGRYFASRTSKIPVWPQEVEEACTTEPNDPYNKDWRSNPKSLFE; encoded by the coding sequence ATGGTCGCGGGGCAGTACCTCGATCGCTATATCACCGAAAAGGCCGCCACCCGTTTCCTGCAGTGGATCCGACTGACCTGTTGGGCGGTCCACACAAAGGGGATCACCCCCAACGGGGTCACCGTCAAGGAGACCTTCGTCATCCGCAATATCAGCGGCACCGAAGAGGGACTTCTCGAGATATGGGAGCACATCCGCCGATTCATGGAAGAGGGCCCTGAGGAAGTCTACGCACACACCAAATACAGTCTTCCCCTCTGGGATCGCCGGGAGCCCTTCTGGTACGGCTTCATGGCCAACATGCACGGCTGTCTTCCGATGCAGATCGTGCTCTCTCCACTCTTCCTAATCTTCAATGTTGGCCGCTATTTCGCATCCCGCACCAGCAAGATCCCTGTCTGGCCCCAGGAAGTGGAAGAAGCCTGCACCACAGAACCAAACGACCCCTACAACAAGGACTGGCGCTCCAACCCAAAGTCGCTCTTCGAATGA
- the fdhD gene encoding formate dehydrogenase accessory sulfurtransferase FdhD — protein sequence MDDKTPTRFPVTVLRLGSRHLESSHRSLVQEAPLIISVNWVQEYSIMRTPGHDEELTAGFLFTEGIIQAMEEVTLMRKCKGEKGGMDVSTLDTGRPAVKRSTTVSSSCGLCGRVELDALIEGLQPVTEAFPFPAERLHGLPDRVREAQALFHTTGASHAVALFNGAGEVVVLREDVGRHNAFDKVIGERLLGGHPLSGHGAFLSGRASLEMLIKAARAGFPLVASVSAPTDLAVQAAERLNITLCGFVRGREITIYTHPERIGV from the coding sequence ATGGACGACAAGACTCCGACCCGCTTCCCCGTGACCGTCCTCCGGTTGGGGTCACGTCACCTGGAGAGCTCCCACCGCTCCCTGGTCCAGGAGGCGCCCCTCATCATTTCGGTGAACTGGGTGCAGGAGTACTCGATCATGCGCACCCCGGGGCACGACGAGGAGCTGACGGCGGGTTTCCTCTTCACCGAGGGGATCATCCAGGCCATGGAGGAAGTCACCCTCATGCGCAAGTGCAAGGGGGAGAAGGGGGGCATGGATGTCAGCACCTTGGATACCGGACGTCCGGCCGTCAAGCGGAGCACCACCGTCAGCTCCTCCTGCGGGCTCTGTGGTCGGGTGGAGCTGGATGCCCTCATCGAGGGGCTCCAGCCGGTCACAGAGGCCTTCCCCTTTCCGGCGGAGCGGCTCCACGGGCTGCCGGACCGGGTGCGGGAGGCCCAGGCCCTCTTCCACACCACCGGGGCGAGCCACGCTGTAGCTCTCTTCAACGGGGCAGGGGAGGTGGTGGTGCTCCGCGAGGATGTGGGGCGCCACAATGCCTTCGACAAGGTGATCGGTGAGCGGCTCCTGGGCGGGCACCCCCTCTCGGGCCATGGGGCCTTCCTCTCGGGCAGGGCCAGTCTGGAGATGCTCATCAAGGCCGCCCGGGCGGGCTTCCCCCTGGTGGCTTCCGTCAGCGCCCCCACCGACCTGGCGGTCCAGGCGGCCGAGCGGCTCAACATCACCCTCTGCGGCTTCGTCCGGGGCCGCGAGATCACCATCTACACCCACCCTGAGCGCATCGGCGTCTGA